Within Pseudomonas alloputida, the genomic segment CTTGGTCGCTCAGGCGCAGGTGCCAGCATGCGCCCTCACGCCAGCCATCAAGGCTGACCCGGCCTTCGGTCGGCGAGTGGCGAATGGCATTGCGCAACAGGTTTTCCAGGGCCTGGGCCAGGCTGTCCAGATGGGCCTGCACCAGGCAGTCGGTGCCAAGTGAGCACGGCAGGCGCGCACGGTCCCAGCCGCTTTCGAAACAGACGTCCTCGCACAAGGCTTCCCACACGGAAAGCACCAATACCGGCTCGGTCACCAGGCTGGGCTGTTCGGTGTCCATCCAGGCCAGGTCGAGGGTGTTTTCCAGCAGCTTCTGCATGTCGGCTACCTCACGGTCCAGGCGCTCGCGCAGCTGCGGCGGTGGCAAGTCGCTGTCATGGGCGATGCGCAGCCGCGCCAGCGGCGTGCGCAATTCGTGAGACAGCGTGCGCAACAGCAGGCGCTGTTGCTCAAGGCTCTGGCGCAGGCGCCCGGCCATGTGCTCGAAGGCCTGAGCCAGCTCACCCAGCTCATCACGCCGCTCCTGCAGGGGCAGGGCGGGGCTGTCCAGATCATCGGCCCGCAGGGCGTCGGCGCGGTCGCGCAGGCGGTTCAGCGGCACGACAAGATGCCGGTATAGCGCAAGGCCTAGCAGCAGGGCCAGCAGTGCGGGGGCAACGCCATGCGTGACCACATGGGTCCAGGGTGTCAGGCCTGTCGGTAGCAGCCGTTCGGGCAGTTGCAGCACCAGGCGGCCATGCTCGGGGTGTTGCGGAAATTCGATGCTGACGTAGGGCAGTTCATCCTGCAGGCGCCGGCTCATCGGCCAGTCGAGCTTGCGCATGAATGTCAGGTGGCTGGCTTCCTCGGCGCTCAGCGGCGTGGTGCCAAGGCTCTGAAGGTGTGGACCTATCACGGCCACCCAGGTGTCCTCGGCCCGTGCCACATGCTTGCGCCAGGCCTCGGTGCCGGCTGCGCCGTCCTGCTCCCACGCCTGTTCGGCCTGTTGAGCATAACGCGCCAGGTAGTCCTGGTCAGCCTGGGACAGAAAATAGGTACTGCGTTCCACCGAAAGGCCCCAGGTCCAGATGAGCCAGATCAGCAACAGGCAGAAGCTGACTTGCAGCAAGGCCAGTTTCCACAGCAACGGGTGGCGACGCATCAGGCCTGCTCCGTGTCGACCAGGATGTACCCTTGGCCACGCACGGCCTGGATCTGCAGGTGCTGGGCATTGATGTCGGCCAGTTTGCGGCGCAGGTTGCACACATGCACATCCAGGCCTCGGTCCAGTCGGGTATAGGCCCTGTGCAGCACGGTCTGGTACAGGAAGGGCTTGCTCAACGCTTCGTCGGGGTGGGCCAGCAGCGTGACCAGCAAGCGGAATTCGGAAGCGGTAAGGC encodes:
- a CDS encoding HAMP domain-containing sensor histidine kinase → MRRHPLLWKLALLQVSFCLLLIWLIWTWGLSVERSTYFLSQADQDYLARYAQQAEQAWEQDGAAGTEAWRKHVARAEDTWVAVIGPHLQSLGTTPLSAEEASHLTFMRKLDWPMSRRLQDELPYVSIEFPQHPEHGRLVLQLPERLLPTGLTPWTHVVTHGVAPALLALLLGLALYRHLVVPLNRLRDRADALRADDLDSPALPLQERRDELGELAQAFEHMAGRLRQSLEQQRLLLRTLSHELRTPLARLRIAHDSDLPPPQLRERLDREVADMQKLLENTLDLAWMDTEQPSLVTEPVLVLSVWEALCEDVCFESGWDRARLPCSLGTDCLVQAHLDSLAQALENLLRNAIRHSPTEGRVSLDGWREGACWHLRLSDQGPGVPDTDLERIFKPYQRLAESGAGFGLGLAIARRAIELQGGRLWASNGHPGLCLHMTLPAA